From a single Lolium rigidum isolate FL_2022 chromosome 7, APGP_CSIRO_Lrig_0.1, whole genome shotgun sequence genomic region:
- the LOC124678399 gene encoding LRR receptor-like serine/threonine-protein kinase GHR1 encodes MSMLQNLSLSNNKLEGLLPRELGSMASLQHLDLSNNSFGGALPSGFRNLRKLKYLDLRGNGFVGKLDDIFAQLQSPVHVDFSCNQFSGSLASISDNSSVASTLQYLNVSHNLLSGAVFASDPTPLFDSLEVFDASYNALTGNVPSFNFMISLKVLRLQKNNFSGSIPEALFRETSMVLTELDLSCNQLTGPVRRVTSVNLKYLNLSSNSLQGTLPITFGSCSVVDLSGNMLSGNLSVVRTWGDYVETIDLSSNRLTGTWPDESTQFLRLTSLRVSNNLLAGELPTVLGTYPELISIDLSLNQLHGPLPKNLFTAVKLTYLNLSGNSFTGTLPLSNSVTSNSTSIDLSVLPVQTSNLSSVDLSNNSFSGSLPSGIGGLSGLALLDLCLNNFTGKIPTSITKLKHLMYIDLSSNHFDGSIPDGLPDDLVEFNVSYNSLSGSVPSNLQKFPDSSFHPGNELLVLPHSGSRNGESGGKKHGMKRGILIALIVCVVVFVTGIIVLFLIHWKISSWKSSEKGKGESKHPVTQGQDAHRRAETPSSETRDVSLGSSPSTEYGGVPLPGSGLERQHETQEVDQPTDSIATLKDSKQSSMPALISSPPDAGAHHHHSILRVHSPDKLVGDLHLFDNSVLFTAEELSRAPAEIIGRSCHGTSYKATLDNGYVLTVKWLREGFAKSKKEFSREIKKLGSVKHPSLVSLRGYYWGPKEHERIIISDYVDATSLSTYLSEIEERNLEPLAVSQRLDIAINIAGCLDYLHNERVIPHGNLKSSNVLIQNSSPSALVIDYSLHRLMTPIGMAEQVLNAGALGYSPPEFASTSKPCPSLKSDVYAFGVILLELLTGRIAGEIICMNDGAVDLTDWVRMLAREERASECFDRRIVEAETSGGGGTPNMLEDMLHIAIRCIRSAAERPEIRTVFEDLSSLSSS; translated from the exons ATGTCGATGCTTCAGAACTTGTCGCTGTCCAACAACAAATTGGAAGGGCTCCTGCCCCGTGAATTGGGGTCTATGGCTTCGTTGCAGCATCTGGATCTGTCCAACAATAGTTTTGGTGGTGCATTGCCGTCAGGTTTCAGAAACTTGAGAAAGTTGAAGTACTTGGATCTCCGTGGCAACGGCTTCGTTGGCAAACTGGATGACATATTTGCACAGTTGCAGAGCCCAGTCCACGTTGATTTCAGCTGCAATCAGTTCTCGGGCTCCCTGGCATCGATATCTGATAACTCATCTGTGGCCAGCACACTGCAGTACCTGAATGTTAGCCATAATTTGCTGTCAGGGGCAGTATTTGCGAGCGATCCAACGCCGTTGTTCGACAGCCTGGAGGTGTTCGACGCAAGTTACAATGCCCTTACTGGCAATGTACCGTCGTTTAACTTCATGATTTCCCTCAAGGTGTTGCGCCTGCAGAAGAATAATTTCTCTGGGTCCATTCCAGAAGCGCTATTTCGGGAGACCTCCATGGTGCTCACTGAACTTGACCTTAGCTGCAACCAGCTTACAG GTCCAGTTAGACGTGTAACCTCAGTGAATCTGAAGTACCTGAATCTGTCATCTAATAGCCTTCAGGGAACTTTACCAATCACATTTGGGAGCTGTTCTGTCGTTGATTTGAGTGGAAACATGCTTTCAGGCAACCTGTCAGTTGTCCGGACATGGGGAGATTATGTTGAGACGATTGATTTGAGCTCAAATAGGTTGACAGGAACTTGGCCAGATGAGAGTACCCAGTTCCTGAGGCTGACTTCATTGAGGGTTTCCAACAACTTGCTAGCAGGAGAACTGCCAACTGTTCTTGGAACGTATCCCGAGCTGATTTCCATTGACCTTAGCCTCAATCAGCTGCATGGACCTTTACCTAAAAATCTGTTTACGGCAGTTAAACTGACCTATCTAAATCTTTCAGGAAATAGTTTCACAGGGACTCTTCCTCTTTCCAATTCTGTAACCAGCAACTCAACTTCTATAGACCTGTCGGTTCTTCCTGTACAAACTTCAAACCTCTCGTCTGTTGatctttcaaataattcttttagtgGCTCTCTGCCTTCAGGCATTGGTGGTTTGAGTGGATTGGCGTTGCTGGACCTCTGTCTGAACAACTTCACTGGGAAAATCCCAACATCAATCACCAAGCTGAAACATTTGATGTACATTGACTTGTCAAGCAATCATTTTGACGGTAGCATACCTGATGGCCTCCCGGACGATCTCGTAGAGTTCAATGTATCCTACAACAGCTTGTCTGGCTCCGTTCCGAGCAATTTGCAGAAATTTCCTGATTCATCTTTCCATCCAGGGAATGAACTACTCGTTCTTCCCCACTCTGGATCACGAAATGGCGAGTCAGGTGGGAAGAAACACGGTATGAAGCGTGGAATTCTAATTGCATTGATTGTATGTGTTGTGGTCTTTGTTACTGGGATCATTGTGCTTTTCCTTATCCATTGGAAGATCTCTAGCTGGAAGAGTAGTGAAAAGGGCAAGGGTGAAAGTAAGCATCCTGTAACCCAAGGACAAGATGCTCACAGACGTGCAGAAACTCCAAGTTCGGAAACACGCGATGTGTCGTTAGGATCATCGCCATCCACAGAGTATGGAGGTGTTCCCTTGCCTGGCAGTGGCCTGGAAAGACAGCATGAAACACAAGAGGTGGATCAGCCAACTGACAGTATTGCCACCCTTAAAGATAGCAAGCAGTCTTCGATGCCTGCATTGATATCATCACCTCCTGATGCCGGCGCGCACCATCACCACTCCATCCTGAGAGTGCACTCTCCTGACAAACTGGTTGGGGATTTACATCTTTTTGATAATTCTGTGTTGTTTACGGCTGAAGAGCTCTCTCGCGCTCCAGCAGAGATCATTGGCAGGAGCTGTCATGGGACATCGTACAAGGCTACTCTTGACAATGGGTATGTCCTTACTGTGAAGTGGCTGAGGGAGGGCTTCGCTAAAAGCAAGAAAGAGTTCTCCCGTGAAATAAAAAAGCTCGGTAGCGTCAAACATCCCAGTCTAGTCTCACTGCGAGGCTACTACTGGGGTCCCAAAGAGCATGAGAGGATCATCATATCAGACTATGTAGATGCCACATCTCTGTCTACCTACTTGTCCG AGATTGAAGAGCGGAATCTTGAACCTCTGGCGGTGAGCCAGCGGCTTGATATCGCAATCAACATTGCTGGCTGTCTAGATTACCTGCACAATGAGCGGGTGATCCCACATGGCAACCTCAAGTCCTCAAACGTCTTGATTCAGAATTCAAGTCCATCTGCCCTGGTAATTGACTACAGCCTTCACAGGCTGATGACTCCCATCGGCATGGCCGAACAGGTCCTGAATGCAGGGGCTCTTGGCTACTCCCCTCCTGAGTTTGCAAGCACCAGCAAGCCGTGCCCATCTCTGAAGAGCGACGTGTACGCCTTTGGCGTCATCCTACTTGAGCTTCTGACAGGGAGGATAGCAGGGGAGATTATTTGCATGAACGATGGTGCGGTCGACTTGACGGACTGGGTGAGGATGCTGGCAAGGGAGGAACGTGCTTCAGAGTGCTTCGACAGGCGCATTGTCGAAGCCGAAACCTCGGGAGGAGGAGGCACCCCTAACATGCTGGAGGACATGCTGCACATCGCCATCCGTTGTATCCGCTCCGCAGCGGAGAGGCCGGAGATACGGACGGTGTTCGAGGACCTTTCGTCCCTGTCCTCGTCGTGA